Proteins found in one Streptococcus anginosus subsp. whileyi MAS624 genomic segment:
- a CDS encoding TVP38/TMEM64 family protein produces MANTSKKMTAVSPLLQKFINWASIVGAVGTVIFCIWAYYTGILQSKETLSAFIKQAGFWGPPLFIFLQILQTVVPIIPGALTSVAGVFIYGHIIGTIYNYVGIVIGCAIIFYLARTYGPAFVQSVVSKHTYDRYIGWLDEDNRFERFFIFMMIWPISPADFLCMLAALTKMTFKKYMIIIVLCKPITLVIYTYGLTYIIDFFWQLFSK; encoded by the coding sequence ATGGCAAATACGAGTAAGAAAATGACTGCCGTCTCCCCTCTTTTACAAAAATTTATCAACTGGGCTTCTATTGTTGGAGCAGTTGGAACAGTAATTTTCTGTATCTGGGCCTATTATACTGGCATTTTACAATCTAAAGAAACCCTGTCCGCCTTTATTAAGCAGGCTGGATTTTGGGGACCACCACTTTTTATTTTCCTGCAAATCCTACAGACAGTTGTTCCTATTATTCCTGGAGCTTTGACTTCGGTTGCTGGTGTTTTTATTTATGGTCATATCATTGGAACCATTTATAATTATGTTGGAATTGTCATCGGCTGTGCTATTATTTTTTACCTAGCACGTACCTACGGACCCGCTTTTGTCCAATCGGTCGTCAGCAAACACACCTACGACAGGTATATCGGTTGGCTGGACGAGGACAATCGTTTTGAACGTTTTTTCATCTTTATGATGATTTGGCCTATCAGTCCAGCAGACTTCCTCTGTATGCTGGCTGCTCTTACGAAAATGACTTTTAAAAAATATATGATTATTATTGTCTTGTGCAAACCCATCACGCTTGTCATCTATACTTACGGTTTGACATACATCATCGACTTCTTTTGGCAATTATTTTCAAAATGA
- a CDS encoding nicotinate-nucleotide adenylyltransferase: protein MAIELLTPFTKVKLEPEVKAKKRKQVGILGGNFNPVHNAHLVVADQVRQQLCLDQVLLMPEYEPPHVDKKSTIDEKHRLKMLELAIEGIEGLGIETIELERKGISYTYDTMKFLTEKHPDTDYYFIIGADMVDYLPKWHRIDELVDLVQFVGVQRPRYKAGTSYPVIWVDVPLMDISSSMVRAFLAQGRTPNFLLPKPVLDYIEKEGLYNGI, encoded by the coding sequence ATGGCAATTGAATTACTGACTCCTTTCACCAAGGTGAAGTTGGAACCAGAAGTAAAAGCAAAAAAAAGAAAGCAAGTTGGGATTTTAGGTGGAAATTTCAATCCAGTTCACAATGCCCATTTGGTCGTAGCTGATCAAGTTCGTCAGCAATTATGTTTAGATCAGGTCTTGCTGATGCCTGAGTATGAGCCACCACATGTTGATAAAAAATCAACGATTGATGAGAAGCACCGACTGAAAATGCTGGAGTTGGCAATTGAAGGCATTGAAGGTCTGGGAATTGAAACCATTGAGCTGGAGAGAAAAGGGATTAGTTACACCTATGATACGATGAAATTTTTGACGGAAAAACATCCAGATACAGATTATTATTTCATCATCGGAGCGGATATGGTAGATTACCTTCCCAAGTGGCATCGGATTGACGAATTAGTCGATTTGGTTCAATTTGTTGGGGTTCAGCGCCCCCGCTATAAAGCAGGAACATCTTATCCAGTTATCTGGGTAGATGTGCCGTTGATGGATATTTCTTCGAGTATGGTTCGAGCTTTTCTGGCTCAAGGTCGGACGCCGAATTTTCTCCTACCCAAGCCAGTTTTAGACTATATTGAGAAAGAAGGGCTTTACAATGGGATATGA
- the yqeH gene encoding ribosome biogenesis GTPase YqeH, whose translation MEDILCIGCGAPIQTKHKDKMGYTPQSALEKGLETGELYCQRCFRLRHYNEITDVQLTDDDFLRLLHEVGDSNALVVNVVDIFDFNGSVIPGLPRFVAGNDVLLVGNKKDILPKSVKTSKVTQWLTERAHEEGLRPVDVVLTSAQNKQAIKELIEKIEQYRKGRDVYVVGVTNVGKSTLINAIIQEITGDKDIITTSRFPGTTLDKIEIPLVDGSHIYDTPGIIHRHQMAHYLSAKNLKYVSPKKEIKPKTYQLNPEQTLFLGGLGRFDFVSGNKQGFTAYFDNELQLHRTKLAGAGEFYEKHVGSLLTPPSKKEVADFPQLVKHELKIETKTDVVFSGLGWIRVIGPAQIAVWAPEEVAVVTRKAII comes from the coding sequence ATGGAAGATATTCTCTGTATTGGGTGTGGAGCACCGATTCAGACAAAACACAAGGACAAGATGGGCTATACTCCTCAGTCCGCTTTGGAAAAGGGACTGGAGACAGGCGAACTGTACTGCCAGCGCTGTTTTCGTCTCCGTCACTACAACGAAATTACTGATGTGCAGCTGACAGACGATGATTTTCTTAGACTTCTCCACGAAGTGGGTGACAGTAATGCTCTCGTAGTCAATGTAGTAGATATTTTTGATTTTAATGGTTCGGTCATTCCAGGTTTACCACGCTTTGTGGCTGGTAATGATGTGCTGTTAGTTGGGAATAAAAAAGATATTCTTCCCAAGTCTGTTAAGACTAGCAAAGTGACCCAATGGTTGACAGAGAGGGCTCACGAGGAGGGTCTGCGTCCTGTTGATGTGGTTCTGACTTCAGCTCAAAACAAGCAAGCCATTAAAGAACTAATTGAAAAGATTGAGCAATATCGGAAAGGCCGAGATGTCTATGTGGTCGGTGTAACTAATGTTGGTAAGTCAACGCTAATCAATGCTATTATTCAGGAAATCACTGGGGATAAGGACATTATCACCACTTCCCGTTTTCCTGGCACTACTTTGGATAAGATTGAGATTCCTCTGGTTGATGGTAGTCATATCTACGACACACCTGGAATTATCCACCGCCACCAAATGGCTCATTATTTATCTGCTAAAAATCTCAAATATGTCAGCCCGAAAAAGGAAATCAAGCCCAAAACTTACCAACTCAATCCTGAACAAACCCTCTTTTTAGGAGGCTTGGGACGCTTTGATTTTGTGTCGGGTAACAAACAAGGTTTTACTGCTTATTTTGACAATGAACTCCAATTGCACCGCACCAAACTTGCGGGAGCGGGAGAATTTTATGAAAAGCATGTTGGTTCTTTGCTAACACCGCCCTCTAAAAAAGAAGTGGCAGATTTTCCGCAGCTAGTCAAGCATGAGTTGAAAATTGAAACCAAAACAGATGTAGTCTTTTCAGGTTTGGGCTGGATTCGTGTGATAGGACCAGCACAGATTGCAGTTTGGGCGCCAGAGGAAGTAGCAGTGGTGACCCGCAAAGCCATTATCTAA
- the yhbY gene encoding ribosome assembly RNA-binding protein YhbY, with product MSLTSKQRAFLNSQAHSLKPIIQIGKNGLNDQIKTSVRQALDARELIKVTLLQNTDENIHEVAEILEEEIGVDTVQKIGRILILYKQSSKKENRKISVKVKEI from the coding sequence ATGTCATTAACATCTAAACAGCGAGCTTTTTTAAATAGTCAAGCTCACAGTCTCAAACCAATCATTCAGATTGGCAAAAACGGCCTCAACGACCAGATTAAAACAAGTGTCCGTCAAGCTCTAGATGCTAGAGAATTGATTAAAGTGACTCTTCTGCAAAATACAGATGAGAATATTCATGAAGTAGCAGAAATTCTCGAAGAAGAAATCGGCGTGGACACTGTTCAAAAAATTGGTCGTATTTTGATTTTGTACAAGCAGTCTAGCAAAAAGGAAAACCGCAAAATTTCAGTAAAGGTAAAAGAAATTTAG
- a CDS encoding YqeG family HAD IIIA-type phosphatase: MAIENYMPDFAIEAVYDLTVESLRKHGIKAVLVDLDNTLIAWNNPDGTPEMKQWLHDVRDAGIRIIVVSNNTKKRVKRAVEKFGIDYVCWSMKPFTWGINRALKEFHFEKNEVVMVGDQLMTDIRAAHRAGIRSILVKPLVEHDSIKTQINRARERRVLKKITKKYGMIEYKKGI; this comes from the coding sequence GTGGCAATTGAAAACTACATGCCTGATTTTGCGATTGAGGCAGTTTATGATTTGACAGTTGAAAGTTTAAGAAAACACGGTATCAAGGCTGTTTTGGTGGATTTAGATAATACTCTTATCGCATGGAACAATCCCGATGGAACACCAGAAATGAAGCAGTGGCTTCACGATGTGCGAGATGCAGGGATTCGAATCATTGTGGTATCTAATAATACCAAAAAACGAGTGAAGCGAGCAGTTGAAAAATTTGGAATTGATTATGTTTGTTGGTCTATGAAGCCTTTTACTTGGGGGATTAATCGTGCGTTAAAGGAATTCCATTTTGAGAAAAACGAAGTGGTCATGGTAGGCGATCAGCTTATGACAGATATTCGAGCTGCTCACAGGGCTGGAATTCGTTCGATTTTGGTCAAGCCGCTGGTTGAGCATGATTCAATAAAAACTCAGATTAATCGGGCGCGTGAGCGGAGAGTTTTGAAAAAAATCACTAAAAAATATGGAATGATTGAATACAAAAAAGGAATTTAA